The following nucleotide sequence is from Halogeometricum borinquense DSM 11551.
CTTCGCCACTTCGACACCGTACGACGACGACGAGGGACCGTCGGCAACGCGGTGCAGGAACGTCACGTCCGGTTCGCCGCTCTCGCGTTCGGTTTTCTCGACGGTGAAATGGAGGTTGAACGCCTCGGGAAGGCGCTCGCTGAGCGCAGTCAGGTCGTGGTAGTGAGTAGCGAACAGCGTCGTTGCGCCGACTTCGTCGTGAACGAACTCGGTCGTCGCGCGGGCGATGGCGAGACCATCCGTCGTGGACGTTCCTCGTCCGACTTCGTCCAAGAGGACCAGCGAGTCCTCGGTCGCGTTGTGGAGAATATCGGTCAACTCGGCCATCTCACGCATGAACGTGGACTGTCCGCCCGCGATGTCGTCGGAGGCTCCGACGCGGGTGAAAATGCGGTCGAGAATCGGTAGTCGCGCGGCCCGTGCCGGGACAAAACTTCCCGCCTGCGCGAGGATGGCGATTAGAGCGACTTGACGCATGTAGGTTGATTTCCCGCTCATGTTCGGCCCGGTGATGACCGCAACATGTCCGTCCGAAAAGTCCGCAGGATTCGGTACGAACTCGCCCTGCGTGCGTTCGACGACGGGGTGGCGACCCGCCTCAATTTCCACTGTGTCGGTCCCCATCTCCGGACGGACATAGTCGTTCGCGGCGGCCACGGCGGCAAACGTCGCCAACACGTCAAGCGTCGCAAGCGAGTCCGCAAGCGATTGGAGGCGTTCGACTTCCTCGGCAACATCGGCGCGAACGTTGGTGAACACCTCGTACTCCAAGGCGTCGGCCTTCTCTGACGCTGAGAGAATTTCGTCCTCGCGGCGCTTCAGTTCCGGCGTGTAGAACCGCTCTGAGTTCTTCAGCGTCTGCCGCCGGGTGTAGTCGTCCGGGACACTGTCGAGGTTCGGATTCGTCACCTCGATATAATAGCCGTGTACCTGATTGTATCCGACTTCCAGTGAATCGATGCCGGTCCGCTCTTGCTCCTGTTCTTCGAGGTTCGACACCCACTCGCGTCCCTCGCGTTCGGTGGCGCGAATCTCGTCTAACTCGTCGTCGAACCCCTCTCGGATCACGCCACCTTCCGTTATCTCCTGTGGCGGATCTGGTCGAATCGCTTCGCCGATGAGGTCGCGCACGTCCGCGAGTTCGTCCAGCGAGTCGCACAGGCGCTGGAGCGGATCAGTCTCCATCTCGGAGAGCGCCGATTTCACTTCCGGAACAGCGTCGAGCGTCGTCTTCAGCGCTCGTAAGTCGCGTGCGTTCGCTCGCTCGCGGGACACGCGCGAGACGAGTCGTTCGAGGTCGTACACTTCAGACAGGTGGTCTCTCACTGTCTCGCGGGCCAGCGGTCGGTCGATGAGTTCTCCGACGGCGTCGTGTCGGCGTCGAATCTCCCGTTCGTCTACGGAGGGGCGGCGAAGCCACGCCGTGAGACGGCGACGACCGAGGGCACAGGCTGTCTCGTCCAGCACGCCGACGAGGGTACGCCCGCCGCTCGGACTCCGCGACTCGAACAGTTCGAGACTGCGAATCGCCGTCGCGTCCAGTTGCAGGGACCGCTCTGGATCGTAACGACGGACGCGCGAAACATACTCAAGAGGTCCATCGTCGCCCTGCGTGTACTCGGCGTAGTCGAGGAGACCGCCGACAGCGCGCATCTCCGACTCGTTCTCGACGACCGATTCGGGAGCGGAGACGTACGCTGAGAGCGTCTCGCTCGCCCCATCGACGTCGAACGCCTCGGGGTCGGGGTTCGACACCAGCGTCTCGA
It contains:
- the mutS gene encoding DNA mismatch repair protein MutS is translated as MNHADGTAVPEAASQADDAPRPEGPPQKMVAAREELTPMLSQYLDLCESHPDAIVMFQVGDFYEAFCEAAEEVARVCEVTLTKREDSTGTYPMAGIPIDNAASYLEALLDAGYRVAVADQVEDASEASGLVDRAVTQVITPGTVVDDELLSGATATYLGAVAGSGDETALATVDVSTGECQVTSGSAYEIGEELDRLAPAELLSAADAPDFELGFETLVSNPDPEAFDVDGASETLSAYVSAPESVVENESEMRAVGGLLDYAEYTQGDDGPLEYVSRVRRYDPERSLQLDATAIRSLELFESRSPSGGRTLVGVLDETACALGRRRLTAWLRRPSVDEREIRRRHDAVGELIDRPLARETVRDHLSEVYDLERLVSRVSRERANARDLRALKTTLDAVPEVKSALSEMETDPLQRLCDSLDELADVRDLIGEAIRPDPPQEITEGGVIREGFDDELDEIRATEREGREWVSNLEEQEQERTGIDSLEVGYNQVHGYYIEVTNPNLDSVPDDYTRRQTLKNSERFYTPELKRREDEILSASEKADALEYEVFTNVRADVAEEVERLQSLADSLATLDVLATFAAVAAANDYVRPEMGTDTVEIEAGRHPVVERTQGEFVPNPADFSDGHVAVITGPNMSGKSTYMRQVALIAILAQAGSFVPARAARLPILDRIFTRVGASDDIAGGQSTFMREMAELTDILHNATEDSLVLLDEVGRGTSTTDGLAIARATTEFVHDEVGATTLFATHYHDLTALSERLPEAFNLHFTVEKTERESGEPDVTFLHRVADGPSSSSYGVEVAKLAGVPSTVVERAREYIREADGADNGQADRAVETAEAAESDSPTATQATTNGQDGRRAGNEDGTETGNKPVEQEGTTSAPKDGTLAAYVDGIEATETDGRVTSDAEDDVLDEIRSLDVAGTTPLEALNTLDRLKQRLDD